Genomic window (Juglans microcarpa x Juglans regia isolate MS1-56 chromosome 2S, Jm3101_v1.0, whole genome shotgun sequence):
TCCTCTTCTGAGTATGATGACTAATCCTTCCTAACTCTGAAGTCATTGTCCAAgggtgtgccaactagtttggTCTTGTCCATGTTGAACCTGCTAagtacctttttcacatactAAGCCTATGAGAGTCTTAACGTGCCCTTGACTCTATCTCTGACAATTCTAATGCCAACGATTTGTTTTGCAGCTCCCAAATCCTTTATTGCATAGTGCTTTGACATCTACATCTTTAGATAATTGATCTCATCAATGCTAGACCCTGCATTAAGTATGTCATCCACATACAATAGCAAAACAATATAAGAATTGTCAAAATTCCTAACATAGCAACGGTGATTTGCTTGACATTTGATGTACCTTGAACTACACATCAAactgtcaaatttcttgtaccactgtCTAAGAGCTTGCTTTAGGCCATACAAACTCTCACCACAGGAGAAAATATCTCAGAGTAGTCAATACCCTTTTTTCTCCTGAAAGCCTTTTACAATAAGTCTAACCTTATACCtcttactgccatcatgctcaATCTTCACCCAGTACACACACTTGTTATGCAATGTCTTCTTTCCTGATGGAAGTTTTGTCAACTCCCATGTCTGACTTCCGAGCAAGGAgtccatctcatccttcatggccaactcccacttgctagaattttcatcttgcaaaGTTTCCTCATAGCTCTGCGATTCTCCGCCATCTATCAACGGAATGTAATTCAAAGTAGGTGAGAAACGTTGGGAAGAATAGTCCTAACTGAACTGCGAACTACAACTATAGGTGTGGACGGCTCTGGACCGTggaataataggaatgggtgCACTGGGCCCACTCTTTCCGTCACTCACATTCTTGCACTGCACTATGACCTCTGGTAGGTCCtctaaactcacaaactcagaCTTCTGAACTAGACTGGACTTGTCCTTGTACATAATCTTCTCATTGAATATCACATTCCTGCTTCTTATGATCTTCCGACCCTGCTCATCCTAGAAACGATAGCCAAATACCTTGTCTccatatacaataaaataacatttctttgaCTTTACCTCAAGCTTACTACAAGTATCAAAATCAACATaaacataagaaagacaaccaaaagttttaagatgagaaaatttgactTCTTTTCCACTCCAAGCCTCCTCAATCAATCCACAATCTAACGGAACTAATGGCCCTCAATTTATCAGGTAAACAACGATGTTGATTACGTCTGCCCAAAATGTAGGTGATAGCCCAGCATGCAGCCTCATACTTCTAGCATACTCATTAATAGTTTTGTTCATACATTCAACAACACTATTTTATTGTGGTGTCCTaggaatggtcttctccatttTGATACCGTGAGCTGCACAGTACTCCTTGAACCCTCCATCAATATCTTCACCACCATTGTCAGACCTCAAGCATCTTATCTTTAAGTATGTCTCCGTCTCAACTAAGGCTTTCCACTTTTTGAACACATCAAATACATCAGAGTtatgcttcaaaaaataaacccatacCTTCTTGTTGTGGTCGTCAATGAACGTGACATAGTACCAGGAACCACTAAGAGATGGCACATGAGAAGGCCCCCACATGTCTGTGTGCACAAGCTCTAGCTTTCCTGTTTTTAGTGTTCTGTcactcttcaagaaactaaCCTTTTTTTGCTTCCCCAATATACAACTCTTACACATGTTGAGATAACCTAACTCAGTTCTAGTAGCTTGCCTCTAGACAACAATTTTTTCATGCCCTTttgactcatatggccaagcctatAGTGCCACAAATCTATGGTGCTTTCTACAATAATAGCAACAATAGTATTATTCAAACCAATTCTCATATACAAAGTACCAGTTTTCTTACCTTGAGCTAGTACTAATGCCCCTTTAGTAACCTTCCAGGTGCTATTTGAGAACACTACTGAATGGCCACAATCATCAAGCTATCTCATAGAGATGAGGTTTTTCTTCAACTCAAgaatgtgtctgaccttttgCAAGGTCCACTTATTTTTGTTCGAGAGTGCAATATCAATATCTCTTATTCCCACCACATGCAATGCCTCTCCAACAGCTAGGTATACATTCCCAAAATCACCAACCACATAGTTTTGTATTATCTCCagatgggaagatgtatggaaggaagCCCCTATACCCAATATCCAATCATCAACTGGACTGTGAACTACAAGTAATAGTGCCTTCTGTACTTCTTCAATTACCATATTATCACTATCATTCTTCGTCTTCTTCGgatttgtataattctttttcatatgACTAGCCTTGCCATAGTTCCAACAAGTTGCCTATTGCCCAGGCCTTGACTTGCTCTTACACATATTCTTTAATGTTGATATTTGTGATCTCCCTCGAGAATCAACATTCAGTGCTAAACTCCAACCCGAAGTCTCGCTAGAATCCCTCATGTGCACCTCCTCAGCAAAAATCAAATCacgaatatcatcatattttaacTTTGATTTACTAGCAGAATTACTGATAGCTattctcatggcttcccaactattCGGCAATAAAGGCAATAGTATTAGTGCACATATCTCATCATTAAACTCAATTTTAACAGAcaacaattgatttgtgatagtattgaaATCATTCAAATGCTGTGCAACAGACCTACCTTCTGCCATCTTCAAATTGaacaacttcttcattaaatgTACCTTGTTATTCACGGACAACTTTTATACATGCCTGACAAAGCCGCCATGAGATCTGCAGCCGTCTTCTCCGTAATGACGTTGTGTGCAATGGATCTCGACAGGGATAGCCAAATAACCCCAAGAACCTGTCAATCTTACAGGTTTCATGCTATCCAAATTCTTCtccaacaatggaagatgaactCTCTCCCCATAAAGGTAgtcctctatctgcatcctccagtATCCATAATCTATGTCATCGAACTTCTCAATCCTAGATACCTTACTTCTTCTCCAGCCATCGTTTTTCCTTAGACCCGAGCATTAGCccttgataccaattgttatgaaAACGATGACAAAAATTGAAAGTAAACATGAAAAGAATAATCAAAACAATCACACAacacaagatttacgtggtttggcaacTATCTATATCCACAAAGCTGCAAAGGATTTTATTTCTTCAGGAATTGCAAGAACAGTGTTTAGGGCATCTACTGTGCTCTGTTGTACAACCACAGtaactcaaaaatacatatatagggTACACGGCGGAAAATcctaatttctcaaaataagcGATGATCGCTCGAGCGGCATGTCAAATGCGTATCAAGTGAACCTATTTACTGGCCAACTGCTTGAGCCATCTGTCAAGTGGCTCACAAGCGAACTCTCTCTTTagacttcgctcgagcagccTGTCTAGTGAgtgtcgagcaaactctctgtATCGCATCCGCTCGAGCTGCCTATCAAGCGGATCATGCACAAACTCTCTGTGTAACATCTCCGCTCGAGAGGCATGAATGCCCCACTCAAGCGGACTGAGCCAGGCTCCACAATACTCAATAATGCCTACCCCTCATCCTTCTCTGTCTGTCTCCTTTGCACTAGCACGTCCACCTCACATCGTTCCACCTATGCTCGTCATCCAATAGGGTATCTTCAAGGCTACCATTGTCAATTGGCCATGCTGTAACACCCAACCAACTCCTCTAGCCAGCATAGTTCCACAAAGTCAAGTATACATTATTATCTTTCTTCGTTCATATCATATTGTCACTCATCTCCATCTTACCATAACTTTTCCATTGAACTCTCCTATCACACTGAACAAAAAAACTTTATGTGAGGCTATGAAACACCAACACTGGCGAGATTCCATGGCTACAGAGATTAAGGCATTGGAAGACAATCACACATTGACTCTCACTCCTTTACCACTTCACAAACAGACCATGGCTGCAAGTGGGGTATACCACATCAAGCATAAGCTTATGGCACCGTTGAGCATTACAAAGCTCAACTAGTGGCCACCAAATACACTCAGCAAAAGGGGCCTACTTACCACagaacatttttttcatttgccaAAATTGTAACTATAAGATGTTTACTTGCCATTGCTACTACACAAAATTGGTACCTTCGGCAACTCGATGTTCACAACACATTTTTGCATGGGGATCTCAATTTGGACGTCTACACGACTCTTCCTCCCAAGTTCACTCGACAAGGGGAGCACTCAGTTTGTCGCCTCAACAAATCCTTGTATGATCTAATGGCGAAAccgatattcttttatttttaaaatattttaagagtttttaatatttttttgaggatttaaatttaaagttaaatgattaatttgtttttggaGGCTGGGGGCCATGGCCCCCTCTAGCCTCAATGTGGTTCCGCCAATGGTATGATCTAAAACAGACTTTTAAACAATGGTTCTCCAAGTTCTCATATGCATTGCTTTATTGTGGTTTCACTCATTTCAAATTAGGTTACTCTATTTTAGCACAGCACCATGGTTCCTTTTTTATAGCTCTACTcatctatgttgatgacataatcATTGCAAGTAACAATCTCCCGGCTGTTGATGAGCTAACAAATCATCTCAGCACCAATTTCAAGCTCAAAGACCTTGGCAATTTTAAATactttcttggtcttgaggtTGCAAGATCAAACAAGGTGTCTCTCTTTGTCATCGTAAATATGCACTGGAAATCTTTTAAGATACTGGTCTTCTTTGCTCCTACAATTCTCCTTCCCAATGGAGCAAAATTTGAAACTCAACAACTCATATGGACCACCCTTTACTCATCCTATTACTTATTGTCAACTCGTTGGACGACTTGTCTATCTCACCATTACACGCACAACGCCCAGACCTCACATACTCTATTCAGATCATGAGCCAATACATGTCCACTCATCGGCAACCACACTTGGATGCAGCCCTTTGTTTGCTTTGTTGCATGAAAGATTCAAAAGCTCACCTAGCCAAGGAACCCATCTCATAACTCCATCTACTTAAGGGCTTATTGTGTTTCTGATTGGGCTAGTTGCATGGACAACAGAGGTTTCGTTACAAGTTATCGTATCCTCCTTGATAGTCCTCCTATCTCctagaaatcaaagaaacaaaacacaatctctCCCTCATTTATCAAAGCAAAATATAGAGCGATAGTTGTTACAGTTTGTGAGATCACTTGGCTTGTTTCCCTCTTGAATGACTTAACTATTTTGCATCCCCAACTTGCTCTACTGCACTATGACAACATGGTAGCATTGCACATTACTGCAAATCTAGTCTTCAACGAACGCACAAAGCATATACACACCAATTGTCATGTGGTTCACGAGAAGCTCCAAATATGGTGATCTTTTTACAAAACCTCTCGGAGCTACTCATTTATCTGGGTTGCTTTTCAAGTTGGGCACTTCAAACATTCACCacccaacttgagggggagtatcAGAGTCATTGTGCCAAATTTCTCTCAGCAGAGCTTAGACTAggataaaatagatataacaatTAGTTATGACAAGATAAACacattcttttgtattttcaattATGCCTTATCATGTATATTTATAATCTAGCCTTATCaagtgaataaaaatattttttcacaagtTTCAATAAACAAACTTTTGGATCGgtacaaatattttttgaaaaataatgttatatatagttgcTGAGTGCGCAAATGTCacacaatctttttaaaaaatagtagaatttactatcaaaatattagttttttatcatgtaaatcacgtatttactcacttttaaaaaataattacgaGACGTTTACATATTTtacaactgtaaatattattttactaataaaaaattctcCATGTCACGAGATCTTGGATGTCAACAAATCTCGCCTTCTACAGAAAGGATAAGCTCAAAAAAGTTTCCTTTAATAATTTACACGTTTTAAATGGTAGGTGTGTGCTCCATCGACCCACCCCTCCCCCAGGCGGGGGCTGGCTTAATATAAGAGAGAACTGTTCAGTGCTCTTCTCAGACCATGCAATGGCCATCACAGGTTCCGAGACTCACTCCACCGCCAAAGTCCCTCCTGTAATGGACGTCTTGTCCGTAAAATGTGACTCGTGCGGGTTCACAGAGGAGTGCACCCCTGCATACATTCTTCGTGTCCAGGAAAGGTACCAAGGCCGGTGGATATGCGGGCTGTGTGTCGAGGCTGTGAAAGACGAGGTTCTAAGATCGGAGATGCTCATCTCCACCGAAGAAGCACTTGATCGACACATCACTTTCTGCATGCAATTCAGATCCTCGTGCTCTCTGAAACAAGCAGAGCACCCTATCTCCGCCATGGGCAGGATTCTCAGGCGAAGCTTGGACTCCCCGAGACTGCTTCGATTCAGTTCAACTGCAGATTTGCATGCGGCCGATGGGTTCGGACTTCGGGTCTTTTCCGGTCCGAATGTTGTGTCCCTTCTCTGAACCGTTAATGGgttattgaaaatttgaagagGTTAAAGGCTGCGTTCGGTTGCCAGATTTATGTGGTTTAGATTATGAGTGAGTTGAAatggattgtgaataatagtgaaatgagttatgaataatagtgagatttatgagttaaagttaataaatagtaataaatagtagtgagatgagttgagatgtgttaCGAATACATACTTCtccagttcagtctaattttaagttgagtctaatattcaaataccaaactctcaaattactaaattcattttaactcaaaatctctttacatatgaaatctataattttttttaacttaacacatttttatatgtagaactcacaaccttttttaactttttataaaaaatattaaactcatcttaacattaaaatatattttaaatttaatttaaatggaTCCCACATAATTCCTTTCATtactcaattcattattattcataaaacttaacttaacatctaaatacagtctaaatagaatattaaatagttaacTCTGTTTCTCTCTGTCCAGAGGATTTAGAAATAGTGATAAGATACTTATCATGTCGTAGTGAATAATATGTCGAAGATATTTATCAAGTCGAAATGAATAAGATATTTAGgatgctgaaaaaaaaaaaagaataagatatTTAGGAATAGTAGAATATTAATAGCCATGTCGAAGTGAATAGGGATAAGATATTTAGGAAATGGGTGCTGATTTCTCTCAATATTTCTTAGTTTGCTGGTTTaggagatgataagtagaatctTAGAGTATATATGAATTTCGTTGGGGTATCTGTTCTTTTAGGCTCTTAAGAAAAAGGAGATGGCTCTAGTTTTTTGGGTGTCAAAATATCTGAGCCACAGAAAATTGTGGGGCTACTCAAAAGACGGCTTTGAATTAGTTTTTCTGCCTTTGCTGTATGAatggaatgaaagaaaggaaTAAATCGAGGAGTCTTGCAACAATCGATGTTTGGTGGTTTTGCTGTAATTGGATGGATCTTAGTCAAATTTCAGGCACCCATTTGTGTGCATTGGCCTTATTTGGCAGGCAGTCAGAGAATGAAGTGGTGCACAATAAGTTAAATGCAACCAAAATGATGTTACAGAATGAAATTGCCGAGAGAATTCCCAAAAACAGAGTGGCAGCTTTTAAGTAATAATACTGTATTATTAGTAATGTTGCAAACGAGGAGCcttcttataatataattttttatatattatgttgtgGCGTCTCATTCCTCGATAAAGAGCCTGGTGAGAATAAGTGATGTTAGGCATGCTAGCCAGTCGGTAACATCCCGATGTTTCTATTAGATCTAGCGTGTAATCATAGATCAAA
Coding sequences:
- the LOC121252861 gene encoding uncharacterized protein LOC121252861; translation: MAITGSETHSTAKVPPVMDVLSVKCDSCGFTEECTPAYILRVQERYQGRWICGLCVEAVKDEVLRSEMLISTEEALDRHITFCMQFRSSCSLKQAEHPISAMGRILRRSLDSPRLLRFSSTADLHAADGFGLRVFSGPNVVSLL